A window of Candidatus Polarisedimenticolaceae bacterium genomic DNA:
ACGCCTTCCAGGCCGACACGGAGCGTTTTCCCGGAATGAAGCAGAAGCTCAACGGCGTCAATGAAGAGGGATACCCGGAGAAGCTCGAGCAGCTCTACGAGGGGTTCGACATCGGCGACGCCAAGGGGACGAAACTGAAGTACCTCCGGCGACTTCCCCGGGATCCGATGACCGGAGACGGCGATTGGGCGACACGCTCGAGCCGGGACCGGCCCGGGGCGAGCTTCTCGGACGGCATCAACATCTTCGACGTACATTCCAAGAGCGA
This region includes:
- a CDS encoding type II secretion system protein, producing MARTRERGLTLVELIATAAILSILATAAVPVARTLVRRHKELELRRALREIRTAIDAFQADTERFPGMKQKLNGVNEEGYPEKLEQLYEGFDIGDAKGTKLKYLRRLPRDPMTGDGDWATRSSRDRPGASFSDGINIFDVHSKSEAKALDGTPYAEW